The nucleotide sequence GATAAATTTAAAGGTGGTCCTGTAGGAATTACTACTTTGGCAACGGCGGTTAGCGAAAGTGCCGAGACTATTGAAGAAGTTTACGAGCCTTTTTTGATTCAACAAGGATTTATTTATCGCACACCAAGAGGAAGAGAAGTAACCGAGGCAGCTTATAAGCATATGGGAAGATCGCCAGGAGCTAAGCAGGGAGGTTTGTTTTAATAATTGCAGAAAAAGCTGCAATTTTTGACGTTTTGATTTATGAAGAAGAAAGAAATTCCAGAGGTATCTACACTAACATTTTTAAAAAATGCAGGTAGCATTGTAAAAAATCCATTGCCTTTTCATCGAGAGAATTTTACCAAGCATGGTGATATTTTCCGTCTGAATATTGGCCCAAAGAAGTCTGTTATTTTTTGTAGGGATGCCGATTTCGCCCAATATGTCCTTCAAAAGAATCAGAAGAATTATATAAAATCTGAAATTCAGACCAAAGACCTCAAGAAATATGTAGGTAATGGTTTGTTAACAGCTAATGGTGAACATTGGCAGAAACAGCGCAAATTAATTCAGCCGGCTTTCCACAAAAAGCATATTGCTAATTTACTGGAAACAATTCTAGAAGCTATAAGAGTTGAGTATACCAAAATCGAACTCAATACTACTGTAGATGTATTTCCTATCTTCAATGATTTGGCTTTTCAAACCGTTGTTAAATCTTTATTTAGTTCAGCGGCCAGTCAGGAACAAATTAATCGTTTACAGTTTGTGACTGAAGCGAATCAAAAAATGCTAGTAAAAGAGCTTCGGCAGCCTTATAAAAGTGTTTGGTTCCGTATTAGTGGAGAGCTGAAACATCACTTAAAATTAAGCGAAGAATCGCGACAAATTTTAAAGCAAATCGTAAAAGAGCGTCAGGAAAATCCAAAGCGTTACGATGATTTACTCGATATGTTATTGGATGCACGTTATGACGATGGGCAGCCGATGGATGAGGAACAGTTAATCGATGAAATTTTAATTCTTTTTGTTGCTGGCCACGAGACCACTTCAAATTCGTTAAGTTTTACTACGCAACTACTAGCGCAGCATCCCGAAATTCAAGAAAAAGTTTTTACTGAAGTAAAGGAAGCTTCAGCGAATAGTAACGGTTTGATGGAATTTCTTCAGCAATGTTCTTATACGCAAAATGTGGTTTTAGAAAGTATGCGTTTGTATCCTCCTGCATATTTTATGGATCGAGTGAATTTAGAAGAAGATGAATTTAAAGGATTCAAATTCGATAAAAACTCGAACCTTTTATTTTCTTTTTATGAGATTCATCGTAGCGAAAAACATTGGGAAAATCCGTTGACGTTTAATCCAGATCGTTTTGCTTCAGAAAAGAATCCTGAAGCGTATTTTCCGTTTGGGGCGGGTCCAAGGAAATGTATAGGCAGCAATTTTGCAATGTACGAGATGATTTTGGCCGTTTCAGAAATGGTTTCTAACTTTAAAATCCTTCCGAAGAAAAAAGAAATCGAGATTTTACCTCTTATTACTTTGAAGCCTAAAAATGCTTTTGTAGAATTTCAGAAAAGAGCTTAATGTTTTCAGAAAACAAAGCAAAATACACCAATATCATCAAAGAAGAGGCAAAACGTCTTGGATTTATGTCGTGCGGAATTAGCAAAGCTGAATTTCTAGAGCAAGAAGCACCGCGCTTGGAAGAATGGCTTAATAAAAATCGAAATGGTAACATGTATTACATGGAAAATCATTTTGATAAGCGTTTGGATCCCACAAAATTAGTGGAAGGTTCTAAAAGTGTGATTTCTCTATTGCTGAATTATTATCCTAATCAAACTCAAAATCCCGACTCTTACAAGATCAGTAAATATGCCTACGGAAGAGATTATCATTTTGTGATTAAAGACAAACTGAAATCTTTACTTCAATTTATCCAAGATGAGATTGGTGAAGTTGAAGGCCGAGCTTTTGTAGATTCAGCACCGGTTTTAGATAAAGCCTGGGCAGCAAAAAGTGGTTTGGGATGGATTGGTAAAAATTCTAATTTACTTTCTAAAAAAGCCGGTTCTTTTTTCTTTATAGCAGAATTGATCGTCGATCTGGATTTAGAATACGATACCCCCGTAACCGATCATTGTGGTACTTGTACCGCCTGTATAGATGCCTGTCCAACTGATGCTATTGTAGAACCTTACAAAGTAGATGGCAGCAAGTGTATTTCTTATTTTACCATAGAGCTAAAAGATGAATTGCCGAATAGTTTTAAAAATACTTTTGAAGACTGGATGTTTGGGTGTGATATCTGTCAGGATG is from Zunongwangia endophytica and encodes:
- a CDS encoding cytochrome P450 — encoded protein: MKKKEIPEVSTLTFLKNAGSIVKNPLPFHRENFTKHGDIFRLNIGPKKSVIFCRDADFAQYVLQKNQKNYIKSEIQTKDLKKYVGNGLLTANGEHWQKQRKLIQPAFHKKHIANLLETILEAIRVEYTKIELNTTVDVFPIFNDLAFQTVVKSLFSSAASQEQINRLQFVTEANQKMLVKELRQPYKSVWFRISGELKHHLKLSEESRQILKQIVKERQENPKRYDDLLDMLLDARYDDGQPMDEEQLIDEILILFVAGHETTSNSLSFTTQLLAQHPEIQEKVFTEVKEASANSNGLMEFLQQCSYTQNVVLESMRLYPPAYFMDRVNLEEDEFKGFKFDKNSNLLFSFYEIHRSEKHWENPLTFNPDRFASEKNPEAYFPFGAGPRKCIGSNFAMYEMILAVSEMVSNFKILPKKKEIEILPLITLKPKNAFVEFQKRA
- the queG gene encoding tRNA epoxyqueuosine(34) reductase QueG, with translation MFSENKAKYTNIIKEEAKRLGFMSCGISKAEFLEQEAPRLEEWLNKNRNGNMYYMENHFDKRLDPTKLVEGSKSVISLLLNYYPNQTQNPDSYKISKYAYGRDYHFVIKDKLKSLLQFIQDEIGEVEGRAFVDSAPVLDKAWAAKSGLGWIGKNSNLLSKKAGSFFFIAELIVDLDLEYDTPVTDHCGTCTACIDACPTDAIVEPYKVDGSKCISYFTIELKDELPNSFKNTFEDWMFGCDICQDVCPWNRFSKPHNEPLFDPHPDLLKFDKKDWEEITKETFNEIFRKSAVKRTKFEGLKRNINFLNSREIDN